In the genome of Hyphomicrobium sp. ghe19, the window TTACGCGCACGACCTCGGCTATATCGCCATCGTCGAGAAGGGCGAACTCGTCGGCTGGAACGTGACCGTCGGCGGCGGCATGGGCATGACGCACGGCGATCTCAACACCTTCCCGCGCGCTGCTGATCTGCTCGGCTTCTGCAAGCCGGAGCAGGCGATCGACGTTGCCGAAAAGGTCGTCACCGTTCAGCGCGACTGGGGTAATCGCGAGAACCGCGCGCGGGCGCGGCTGAAATATACGATCGAAGATCGCGGGCTCGATAATTTCCGTGAAGAAGTCGAAAAGCGTCTCGGGTTCAAGTTCGAGAAACCGAAACCGTTCAAGTTAACCGGAACGGGCGACAAGATCGGCTGGCGGCAAACGGTCGATGCGAAGAAGGGTTCGGAGAAGGCGTGGCATCTGACGCTCTTCGTCGAGAACGGCCGCATCAAGGATCGCCCCGGCTATGCGTTGCGGACGGCGCTGCGCGAGATCGCCGAACTCGGCATCTGCGATTTCGTCTGCACGGCCAACCAGAACGTCATACTCTCCAACGCGACGGCGAAAGCGAAAACCAAGATCGAAGCGATCTTCAAATCTCACGGCGTTTCACTCGACGTATCGTCGGGACTTCGGCGCAATGCGATGTCGTGCGTTGCGCTGCCGACGTGCGGTTTGGCATTGGCGGAAGCGGAGCGTTTTCTTCCGGATCTCGTTACCGCGCTCGAGGAAAGTCTCGACAAGGCCGGTCTCAACGACGACGACATCGTCATTCGCATGACGGGTTGCCCGAATGGCTGCGCGCGGCCGTATCTTGCCGAGATCGGCCTCGTCGGCCGCAATCCGGGGCTTTACAACCTTTACCTCGGCGCAGCGTTCAACGGTTCGCGGCTCTCGAAGCTTTACGCGCAGGATGTCGACAAGCAGCGCATCGTTTCGCTGCTCGAACCGCTCTTCATCGCCTATTCGAAAGAGCGGGAGAAGGGCGAGCACTTCGGCGACTTCGCGATCCGGCATGGCGCCGTGGCGATCACGCCGGCCGGCAACCAATTCCACGCGGATGTGAAGCTGGTTTGAGGGGCACTAAACCGTTTCTTTCGGCATCCCGGCGAAGGCCGGGATCCATCCAAGCCTGAATAGCGAAGAACAGAAGCTTGGTGGGATCCCCGCCTGCGCGGGGATGACGTTGCTTGGGTAGGTATGTCTACGCGTCATCGGCGTGCAGCTCGTCGGCGCGCGGCGGCAATGCGCAGCTACTCCGCGTCTCTGCGTGGATGATACAGAAGTAACGACGACGCGAATTCGCCAACTCCGGCATCCCCCGGCGAAGGCCGGGATCCATCCAAGCCTGAATGGCGAAGAACAGAAGCCTGGACGGATCCCCGCCTGCGCGGGGATGACGTTCTGTGGGGGCTTTTCCCGGCCGACTTTAGTTTCTGTAGAGTTGGTAGCGCAGCAACCAGTCGCGCAGAATGCACGCCGACGTGAAGCTGGTTTGGTTTTCTTCGTCATCCTCGAGCGCGCGAGCGAAGCGATGCGCGTTCGAGGATCTCACAATTGTCTCACACAATGTCATCCTCGGCTTTAGGCCGAGGATCCATCGCGCCGCGGACTGCGGCGTTTGGGGATAAATGGATCCTCGGGACAAGCCCGAGGATGACAGGGAGGCACTGAATTTTTAGAGCTTCAGCGAGAGCTGGTAGGCGGCGAAGCAGAGGATCACCGCCAGGAAGATGCGCAGCAGCTGATCGGGTAGAACCCCGGTCAGGCGCGATCCGAGCGCGATGCCTGGAATCGAGCCGACGAGAAGCAATCCCAACAGCGCGAAACTCGTGTTCCCGATCGACATGTGGCCGAGGCCCGATACGAGCGTCAGCGGCACTGCGTGCACGATGTCGGTGCCGATCAGGCGGCGTGTGCGGAGCATCGGATAGAGCAGCGTCAAGACGACGACGCCGATGGCGCCTGCGCCGACCGACGTCAGCGTTACGATCGAGCCCAGCGTCAGGCCGAGCAGCAGCGTCGGCAAGCGGCGGACTTTGATCTCCGCCGGTTCGCCCGCGTTCGCATGGCCGCGAACGACGAACGGATAGATCAGGATCGCGATCGAACTCAGCACAAGTGCCGCGACGAGCGCCTGCTTGATGAAATGAGCAAGCGCCGCAGTGTCGGGATTGAGAAGGTGCAGAACGATAAGCATCGCGACGGAGCCCGGAACGCTGCCCAATGCGAGCCAGCCGACAAGGCGCCAATTGACGTTTCCGAAATTGTGATGAGGCCAGGTGGCCGACGCCTTGGTGATCGAGGCAAACAGCAAGTCCGTGCCGACAGCCAGGGCGGGCGGCACACCGATGTTCGTAATCAAGAACGGAGTCATCAGCGAGCCCGCGCCGACGCCCGTCATCCCGACGAGGAAGCCGACGACGAAGCCGCCCGTAATCACCATTGGCCACAGGGTTTGCAAATCGAATTCGGGCATGGGATTCCGTCGTGCGGTTGACGGATTGACCTACGCGAGATCACCCCGATCTGCAATTGCGGATTTCTCGTCTTTATGACGGAGCGTTATCCGCGGAGGTTTGTTTGCGCGCGGCGACTCGCGTTCCGGCCGCCGTGCGCGAAGCTATGTAGGTGTCGGGGGCTTAGAGTCCCGGGTCCATCCCGTCGTCGACTGGAGGCGGCGGTTCGATCGCCACGGAGACGCCAGCCGAGCGTAGAAGGATCGCAACCTCGTTGGCGCGGCGCATGAACTCTTCGCGATCGCTCGAACTCATCGACAGGTCGCGATTGAGGCCGTTTGCGAGCATATCGCGCTTCAACACGAAATGACCCTCGGCCGGTTGTTCTGCCTTGGCGTTGACGGATGTCGCGATGCCACCGGCCATCGTTGCGCCGGTGACGGAATCAACGAGCAACAGCGTTCCGGTCTCCGGCGTCTCGGAGAAGACGTCGATTGAGGCCGCGCGGCCGAGCGAAATTTTCGCGATCGCGATATCGTTCGCGCTGCAGCTACGAGCTGGACGCGACGCCATCGTTTCGAGATCGAGGAGTGCCTTGATCTCGATGTTGGAGATCGGGATGAGGTCGGTCGACGTTCGCAAGAGGTAGCCAGCCGTGGGGCTGAATGGATCTTCCGAGAGCCAGACGAAGCGAGCTTCGACCGTTTGCGCCGCTACGGGGCGCATCTCGGGCGCGGACAGCACGGCGCCGCGCGACACGTCGATATCGACGTCGAGCTGAAGGGCGACGGCCTGACCGGCGGAGGCGCTTGGAAGGTCGCCGTTCATCGTCGCGATGCGGATGACCTTACCGCTGGCGTTGCTCAGGGCATCGACCACGACGTCGCCGATTTTCACCGAGCCTGACGTGACCGTGCCGGCAAGGCCGCGGAAATCCTGGCCGTCGCGCAGGACGGTCTGTACGGGAAAGCGGAAGACGGAACCTGCTTCGCTGACACGGCTCGGCGTTTTCTCCAGGTGCTGGATCAGCGTCGGGCCCGAGTACCAGGACATATTATCTGAGGCCGCCGAGACGTTATCGCCAAAGACGGCGGACAGCGGGATCGCGGTTGCGTCCCAGAAATTGAATTTCCAGCACAGCGTGCGGAAGTCGGCCTCGATTTTGCGGAACACGTCTTCCGACCAGCCGACGAGGTCCATCTTGTTTACAGCGAGCACGACGTGCTTCACGCCGACGAGATCGAGGATCGCCGTGTGGCGTTTCGTTTGCTTCTTCACGCCCGAGCGCGCATCGACGAGCACGATCGCGACGTCGGCATGGGACGCGCCCGATGCCATGTTGCGCGTGTATTGCTCGTGACCGGGGGAATCGATGATGACGAAACGGCGCGTTTCGGTATCGAAATACTTCCAGGCGATATCGATCGTTATGCCTTGCTCGCGCTCGGCGACGAGGCCGTCCAGCAGCATCGAGAAATCGGGAAGATCGGTGCCCGCGGCCTTGCGGCCCGAGCGGCGAACGTTCTCGCGCTGATCCTCGTAGAGATCGGACGCATCCCAGAGCAGCCGGCCGATCAAGGTCGATTTGCCGTCGTCGACGGAGCCGCAGGTGAGAAGATGCGTAATGCCGCCAAGCTCGTGCACGAGATTGGGCACGACTTCGAGACGGGGCGCAGCCTTTTGCGCGGCTTCCGTTTTATGCAGTGCGTGCACCGACATCAGAAATAGCCTTCCTGCTTCTTCTTTTCCATTGCGCCGACCTGATCGTGATCGATCAAGCGGCCCTGGCGTTCCGAAGTCTGCGCGTTGATCGTTTCCGCAACGACGGCTTCGATCGTATCAGCGTCAGACTCGACGGCGGCGGTGAGAGGATAATCGCCGAGGGTGCGGAAGCGGATCTTTCGCATCTCGACTTTTTCACCGTCTCGCGGCTGGAGACGATGGTCGTCCTGCATCAGGATTTGTCCGTTGCGGACGATCGTCGGTCTCTCGGCGGCGTAATAGAGCGGCACGACCTCGAGCTTCTCGCGGAGGATGTAGCGCCAGACGTCCTTTTCGGTCCAATTCGACATCGGGAAGACGCGGACGGTCTCTCCGGTTCCGAGACGGCCGTTCAACAGGTGCCACATCTCGGGGCGTTGTCTGCGCGGGTCCCAGCGGTGGCCCGAGGCTCGAAACGAGAAGACGCGCTCTTTGGCACGGCTTGCTTCTTCGTCGCGGCGGGCGCCCCCGAACGCAGCATCGAAGCCGTACTTGTCGAGTGCCTGCTTCAAAGCCTGCGTCTTCAGCACGTCGGTGTGGATCGAGGGCGCGTGATCGATCGGATTGATCCCGCGCTTGATGCCTTCCTCGTTGGTGTGGACGATCAGGTTCAATCCGAGTTCACGGGCCGTGCGATCGCGGAATGCGATCATATCCCGGAACTTCCACGTCGTATCGACGTGAAGCAGCGGGAAAGGCACGGCTTGCGGGAAGAATGCCTTCCGCGCGAGATGCAGGAGAACGGTTGAATCCTTGCCAATCGAATACATCAGCACGGGCTTGCGGAACTGCGCCGCCGCCTCGCGGAAAATGTGGATGCTCTCGGATTCGAGTAGATCAAGATGTGAAGGCGATGCCGTCATGCGGCGCGGTCCTTTGGTTCAAAGCCGGGGTCTTCGGACTGCGTGTGAAGTCCGCACTCCTTACCGTTCTCGTTTTCCCACCACCAGCGACCGGCGCGAATGTCTTCGCCGGGCTTGATGGCGCGCGTGCACGGCTGACAACCGATCGACGGGAAGCCTTGGGCGTGGAGTGCGTTGACGGGAATTTTGTTCCCCGCCACGTAGTCTTCGAGCTGAGCTAGCGTCCAATCGGCGATGGGGTTCAGCTTGATGAGTTTGGCGCCGGCGTCGTAGCTGGCGAAGTGCACGTGCGAGCGGCCTTGCGATTGCTCGCGGCGGAGGCCGGTCAGCCAGGCGGCTGCGCCTTCGAGCGCGCGATTGAGCGGGCGGACCTTGCGTATTTCGCAGCAGGCTTTCCGCGCTTCGACTGAATAGCGGAAGCCGTAGATGCCGTCGTTCGACACGAGCTCTTCGACTTCGGCAGAGTCCGGAAACATTACGCGGATTTTGATGCCGTACTTACCTTCGGTTTCGAACAGTGTGTCGAGCGTCTCGGGGAAGTGCCGGCCGGTATCGAGGGTGAAAATGTCGATGTCCGTCGCCGTCGTCGCCACGGCGTGCGTAATCGCCTGATCCTCGATGCCGAGACTGGTCGAGAATGCGATCGTGCCGTCGATGGCCGCACGGATCGCGGCGAGACGCTCCTCGAGCGTCGCCAAGCTCGCGAGTTTCGCGTCAAGGTCGGCCGCAACCGCATGCTGCGGCGCGGAATGATCATTACTTGCCGGTCCGCCAGGAGCGGACGGGGTTGCTTCGAACAGCGTCATGGAAGGCCTCCAGTGCTGCGATACATAGGGGTAAATCATTCCCCTGAGAAGCCATTTTCGCAAATAAGAATAGGATATTATTCCGGGATCTAAGGCTGGAAGACGTTTTTGTCGCCGTCGAGGTCCGTAGAACCCGGATGCGTTAAGCCCTGCGACAGACCGTGCCGGGGGGCTCTATTCTGGTCGGGATCCGGGGCGAAAGGGGGCGGGTTATCGTCTGGAGGCGCGCGCCGCCAGAGCAGCGCCGGCGTCGTGGAGGGATTACAGCTTCGTGTCGTAACCTCCGAGGGCTGCGCCTGCCGCGTCTCGAGGCGGAAGACCCGCCTCCAAAGCCGGCACGCCCGACCGAACGAGTGTCCGTTCGCTTCTTGGGAGAGCGCCCGGTCCGGGGGCACGGGTAATCGCTTCGCTTTTCAATCACCACGCATAGTCAAAGAGGTCCAGTTCGGCGCGTGCATTTCGTTCAATATGCTGCCGGGCCGCAGGGCTGATAACTTCTCGATAATGGATTTCATTCGGACGCACGCCGCCCTTAGCGTTTGGTAGTGCGAGCGGTTCGTCGATGCCCAATCGAGACAATATCGTTTGAAAGCCGCTCTCCAGCTCCTCGTAGCGGATGAAATGGTCCACCAGCACTTTGCCGCGTGACGCGTACATGAACCAGTTGGTCAGCACGGAAGGACTCGACTTCTCCAAAATATACTCGTTGATCGTTTCCTTGGTGTGGGTGCCGGTCTTTCGATTGTTCCAGAAGTATTGGCTCAGTGCCCGGTCGTATGGATTACGAACGATGGTGAACTTGAAATAGTTGTCCCAGACCGATTTGGGCAGCGCGCGCCGTACTCGGACGGCGGGCATGTGTTCGTAGAAAGTCTTGCGAAACCGAAAGTGTTTGGCGACGGGGGTGAGCGGCGGAATCGGCAGCGAGACGTACGCAGCGCGATGAAGGGGAATCACAAGATTGCGGGCCCGGTAGGACGGGTATTTGGGATCCTTGGATTCTCTCGCCGGCGCGATGATGTCGTCGGGTCCACAAAGCTCAGAAAGGGATATCTCGACACTTGTGCCGGCAGTCTTGCTGGTCTTGACGAATATGAAGCGTCGAGCGTGTGAAACGATCATTGAAGATATCCCGTGTGCTTCCCGGATACTCTGCGTGTGTCGGGATCGGTTAAAGTCTTGACCCGCGAATGGCAAGATCGATAGGCGCTTCGTGCTTGGGCCGGCCTTCGGTACGATGGGCGATCGCGCCGCCATAGCACCGGATGTTCCCTTTCCAGGCGGGAGAGCGTTCTAACGAGCGCCATCTCGTGCGAGCCAAGCGACCAATCCATTTGCCGCCCGCGTCGCGGTTGCGAATGTTGCCTGCAGCAGATAGCCCCCGGTCGGTGCTTCCCAGTCGAGCATCTCGCCGGCAGCGAACAAGCCCGGGCGCGTCTTGATCATCATGTCATCGTCGATGGCGGCCCAGTCGATGCCGCCGGCGGTGGAGATGGCGCGCTCTATGCCGGCAACGCCGACGACCGAGAGCGGAACTGACTTGATGCGGGCCGCCAGAGCGTCGCCTCCATCGGGAAGGCTTGCGCCCGCTTCGCGAATGAGGGCGAGCGCGGCCGGATCGAGATGAGCTGCCTTACGCAGAAAGTTCGTCAGCGTTTCCTTGCCGCGCGGTTTGGTGAGCCGTTCGGCCAAAACGGACCGGTCGACATCGGGCTTCAGGTCGATCGAGAGCGTTACGCTTCTTTCAGTGCGTAGCGCAGAGCGGATGTGCGGTATGAGCGCGTAAATCGCTCCGCCTTCGAGGCCGTCGCTGGTTACGATGGCTTCGCCCCGCGACGTGACACCCGCGCATGTGAGCGCGATGCGCTTCAACGCGGCGCCTTCGAAGCGTGATTTGAAGATCTCGGACCATGCTATGCGCACGCCACAATTGGCGGGAGCAAGCGGCGTTACCTGGATGCCGGCCGCGCTGAACGTCCCGGCCCAGAGCGCGTCCGAGCCGAGCTTCGGCCAGCTTCCACCTCCGAGCGCGAAGAGCGTTGCATCAGGCGTCGCCGTGACGGTTCCTTCCGGCGTTTCAAAAAGGAGACCGCGCTCGGGCGTGAAGCCGATCCAGCGGTGCCTCGTTTTGATCGCGACGCCGAGCTCGCCCAGACGGCGCAGCCATGCGCGCAAAAGAGGAGAGGCTTTCATCGCGCGGGGGAAGACGCGGCCGCTCGAACCAATGAATGCGTCAGCGCCGAGCCCGTTCGCCCATTCGATGAGGCTCGCAGGCGGAAAGCTTTCGACCATGGCGCGAACGTTTTCTGACTCGGTCCCGTACCGCGTCAGGAAATTTTCGAGCGGTTCGCTGTGCGTGAGGTTCAGTCCGCCGCGCCCGGCGAGCAGGAATTTGCGGGCGGGCGTCGGCATGCGCTCGTAAACGGTGACGCGATGTCCGGCATTCGCGATGATCTCGGCGGCATAGAGACCGGCGGGTCCCGCACCGATGACAGCGACGTCACGGGGGGCGGCTGAGGTGCTCACCATGTCCCGGTATTCGGCATGGATGACCACGGTTCAGTCGGGGGCAGGGGTGCGCCCTTCTGCAAAAGCTCGATCGAGACGAGGTCGGGCGAGCGGACGAACGCCATGTGTCCGTCGCGCGGCGGCCTGTTGATCGTGACGCCGGCCGCCCGGAGCCGCTCGCAGGTCGCGTAGATGTCGTCCACCTGAAAGGCGATGTGGCCGAAGTGGCGGCCCGCATCGTAGTCTTCGGGGTCCCAGTTATAGGTGAGCTCGAGCATCGGCGCCTTTTCGCTCACGGCGCGGGCTTCGTCCTCCGGCGCCGCGAGGAAGATCAACGTGAAGCGGCCCTTCTCACTGTCCATGCGACGGATTTCTTTCAACCCTAGAGCATCGCAGTAGAACTTCAGGCTCGGCGCGATCTCCTTGATGCGAACCATCGTGTCCAAGTAGCGCATCGGTCCCCTTTCCTTCGAAATTCTGATGTTGCTGCAAGTCGTCAGTGGCAAAGTTCGCGCGCCGGAATGCAGGCGCTGCAGCTGTGCCACAGTGCGGCTCTAAACGTCTCGCGGCACCGAGTCGCCTTATCCCGCGTTTTTGCGTAACTGTGGATGAGCATTGAAGACTTTCGCTTCTTCATGGGCGACTGCATCTCGGAAGCTCATGGGAATCAAGGCGAGATGAGCGAATCACCTCGGGATGATTCGCGGTGCAAAACTTATGAACGCATGTGGAGGAATTCTGCACCAAACTCCGCACGCAATCGAAACTGGGGATGAATCGCGACAACGTTTTTTTGCACGTTTTCATTGGCTTAATGTGTGACAAACGATGTGGATTGAGGCACCACAACTCGCGGTCAAGGGGGAGTGGCCAAAATATTGCCCCTAGTTCCGGGCAGAGCCAGTGTTATGGTTTACGCCGTTGCGCAGTTGCGTTTCAGCGTTCGCTTCTGAAGAGGGCTCTTCCAGAACGGACGCGAGGACGACAACCGCGGAATGCTCGTTATCGTTTGACGCACAGTACACGCGGGGTAAGCAAGTATGGGGGATATTAAACGTCCCGGGCTTTCAGAATATTTTGAACCGGGTCCGATTGGTCCCGAGGCGCTCGACGACGCGGCGGCCGAAGTTTTCGAGGTCGCCGGAACAATCAAATGGTTCGATGCTTCGAAAGGCTACGGCTTCATTGTTCCTGACAATGGTCTGCCGGACATACTTCTGCACGTCACCTGCCTCCGAGCCGGTGGATTTCAAACCGCTTACGAAGGCGCGCGCCTTCACTGCGAAGTTCTGCGCAGGCCAAAAGGCATGCAGGCATTTCGCATTCTCAGTATGGACGAAAGTTCGGCTATCCATCCGTCGCAGCTTCCGCAACGCACCCACGTCATTGTGCAGCCGGAAAGCGATTGGTGCCGTGCTTACGTGAAATGGTTCAATCGGGTACGCGGTTTCGGGTTCCTGACCCGCGGCGAGGGCACACCCGATATCTTCTGCCACATGGAAACGTTGCGCCGCTTCGGCTTCACTGAGCTACGGCCGGGCCAGATCGTCCAAGTCCGCTGGGGATATGGATCTAAGGGCTGCATGGCTGCGGAACTCAGGCCGGACGGTGTGCCGACGGGGCTGCCGTCCCGTAACTGACGTGGGAACAATGGCGACAGTCATGTCGAGTTCAACGAAGGGGGCCGCGATTTGCGTGGCCCTTTTTATTTTGCTGCCCATGTTTGCGGCGAGCTTCCCAGGCCTCAACCGGTTGATTGATCTCGTTCCGGCCGCATACGCTAAAATGCGTCAGGACAAGTTGACGATCGTTTCCGCTCAAGACGGGGCCGAGCATCCGTTTGCGATCGAGGTCGCGTCGACGGAACAGGAGAAGGCGCTGGGGCTCATGTTCCGCACGTCGCTCGGGGACGGCGAGGGCATGCTCTTTCCCTATCCGGCCGAGCGCGGTTTGCAGATGTGGATGCGCAACACGTACATCCCGCTCGATATGCTTTTCATTCGTGCTGACGGTACGATTGCGCGGATCGAGGAGGGTGCTGAGCCGCTGTCGGATCGCGTGATCTCGTCCGGTGCTACCGTGCTCGCCGTTCTGGAAATTGCGGGAGGTACGGCGTCGCGGCTCGGCATTAAAGCCGGCGACAAAGTGCGTTATCCGATTTTTTCTGGTGCGGCCCGGCCATGAAAGCGGGATGCCGCACTCCTTTCACAAGCCCCGACTTGACCTTAGCGGGCGAAAGCGGCAGATGATGGCCCAAGTCGGGGCGTAGCTCAGCCTGGTAGAGCATCTGCTTTGGGAGCAGAGGGTCGCGTGTTCGAATCATGTCGCCCCGACCACTACTTAGCTCGTTTCGAAGGTACGGTGTTTGCAACGGTGTTTGCAATTTCCGTTTCCGAGGCGTTCTCCCACTTGAGGATTGCCGACGCCGCCAAGCGGGCCTGATTGACCTGTTTCGCATAGTGCTCGACCATCTCTCGGCTCTGTCCGGTGATCGAGGAAACTTCGGCATCTGAGCAACCGGCCTCGAGCAGCATCACCACGGAGGACTTTCTGAGCCCGTGGAACACAAGCCCGCGCTTCTTCACCAGCGGCGGCTTATTTTTCCCCCATGACGTTCGAAAGCCATCTGCCGTCCACGGCCGGCCGAGTGTGTTCGTCAGGATCGTCAGCGACGTTTTTGGAGAACGCGCCAAGGCCTTTTCGATGATCGGCTTCAGATCCCGATGAATCGGTATCCAAAGCTGCTTGTCGGTTTTTTCCTGACGCACGCTGATGACGTTGGCGTGAATCGATGTCTTCAGCATGGAAAGCACGTCGTCCTCGCGCTGGCCGGTGTAGAGCGCCAAAGCAGCGACCTGCCAAAGATCCTCTCGAAGCCTGTCCTCCGCCTCTTTGATCGCCTCCCACGGCCAGGGGGCATACTCAGAGCCGCCCTTGAGGGGTTTTATCTCGCGACATGGATTGTCCAGGCGCCAGCCCCGCGGCACTGACCATGCCAGCATTGCGGAGAGGCAGCGGATGAGATTGTTGGCAGAGGCCGGCGTGTCGGCGTAGAGATCGCGGAGCGTCAGGACGTTTGGCGGCCCGATCCCCCGAACCTGTAGTTCTCCCCACGACGCCTTGATGCGCTCGCTATAGCGCTTCCAATCGATCTTGGTCTTCTCCGAAAGCTGCCGCCATTCCGGAGAGGCGTGCCATGCGCCGACAAGGTCTTCGAACGTATCGGATTTCTTCGCTGCCGGCGGCAGCTGCATGGCCCTGGCATATTCCGCCCAGAACTCGGAGGACTTTGGGTCGTCCGGAAGCCTAATGGCCTTCTCGGCGCGCGGGGTCCCCCGGAACTTCATGAGGTACAGGTAGGGCCTTCCCACCTTGTTTTTGACCTGTACGACGTGCGGCGGCAGCTTGGGCGGCACGACGGGCTCCAGCGTCATATGGATCATCGGTCACAGAATCGGCAGTCTTGCCGCCCCTCAGATAAGAGTCCACCTCAGCCCAGCAAAACAGCAATGCTTCCCCAACTTTGTGCGGCACGGGAAGCAGGCCGCGCTTAACGTATTGGTCAACCGCGCCGGGCTCCAGATCGAGCCGGCGGGCGAGCGTCTCCTTTTTCAAATAATCAGGCCAGGTCACTTCCCTACCTCTTGTGTCTTTGACAGGGCTCGGATGGCCGCCGCTATGTGATCGCCCCCGACCACGACTCCTGCATTGGGTCTACCTTCAACGAAATAGACTGGCCCGCTCTTCATCGTCTCCGCCACTTTCGCGCACATCTCTATGGTGGAGGCCGTAGACGCTTCCATCAGTTTGAAATGGGCGTCGCAAATCTTCAGAATTTCGCCGCTATCAGGCGCGGTCTCGCAAGCGCAGTTCATCACTTCTCTCCCTGAGACAGTGCTCGGATGGACTTGGCGACAGCATCGCAAGCGTCTGCTTGATAAGCATACGGGCCGTGGTCGTCGAGGCGGCCTTCCGCAATTGCTCTGTCAGCAAACTCTTGCCAGAGCGAGCGGTTGGACTCCGCCACTTTCGCGCACATCTCTATGGTCTCTGTACGGATGGTGGAGAGTTGAGAACGGAGCGCGGTGATCTCAGCGTCTTTCGACGGCTGAAGGCGCGCCACGATCTCCGCCTCGACGGCGTCGCGCCATTTGTTTACGGCTTCCCATTCCGGCGTTCCGCAAACGAGGCGCTTGTCGCCATTCGGTTGCCTGACCCCGACAAATTCGCGGCGCTCTAGCTCGCCCTCCGCGAATGATCCGATACCGGCGGCGAACATTTTGATATTATCAGTCATTCTCACTCTCCCTTTAGGTCTGTTGAGGAAGGGATTTGGTTCATGTGAGCAGCGGGACGCTCGGGTTCTACGTCACGGTCACCGATCGACGGCGGATTAGCTTTCGCGAG includes:
- a CDS encoding tyrosine-type recombinase/integrase, with product MTLEPVVPPKLPPHVVQVKNKVGRPYLYLMKFRGTPRAEKAIRLPDDPKSSEFWAEYARAMQLPPAAKKSDTFEDLVGAWHASPEWRQLSEKTKIDWKRYSERIKASWGELQVRGIGPPNVLTLRDLYADTPASANNLIRCLSAMLAWSVPRGWRLDNPCREIKPLKGGSEYAPWPWEAIKEAEDRLREDLWQVAALALYTGQREDDVLSMLKTSIHANVISVRQEKTDKQLWIPIHRDLKPIIEKALARSPKTSLTILTNTLGRPWTADGFRTSWGKNKPPLVKKRGLVFHGLRKSSVVMLLEAGCSDAEVSSITGQSREMVEHYAKQVNQARLAASAILKWENASETEIANTVANTVPSKRAK